Proteins found in one Vespula pensylvanica isolate Volc-1 chromosome 10, ASM1446617v1, whole genome shotgun sequence genomic segment:
- the LOC122632686 gene encoding uncharacterized protein LOC122632686 isoform X2 translates to MSSNTYYDFLLERIHFPGTFILDEPGKTYTCGRGKENQIICLSLTVSRQHCSFFRNDHEIYVIDLGSSNGIFVNEIKQEARHMVKLNDNDIIGIGCPNSDMINKDMFIYKVTFIARNKTLTDEKYTAISKTPLCKDTLTENIDKSCHSLLSGDDVNKSFDLVSSNEISELSKNISESCQIKTLNKKIDNGTKKINSNQEIKLINTCSESNTIQQNITHLDTNHDSKYQKKNNASIHKNLSKVNSKENPLNKTFQTITEKEVICIDLSNNIHTKIVQQNNNDKTRDTRRSESVDKKICHRNNAVFINDIDDASVYADIGNNIKIQQNYSENMKPQNELDDDLKKDNKPWIKESGLKRSKDGLINIVHNGNYLIKMKDEIIIEDDGKTIENSIQNTNNYTESTIKLKQVNQEPKLRFSEIDIVNFSDDEENVFPCSQLFDSNMDVNSEIKKEIKQEYNDNHDEDINRLDDTEIIISLSDSEDEDNIWLHRLSRSQLSNDTISNNDKMKHTIQTIKDKSTDIDVIDEDVKNIIKESNENINDALNLNDVLDDSIETSRNHETKEHKKDTEKNTKKECTNTEHFKNSNKLHTVKKHSSDVSLDARKTEIDDNMFNKEQENNDKTNHSLDKKQSMINNNTNDSVVKHTLHSKKIKSITRKRPQIIDAPHMPVKKKRGRNTYDMDSCTTEDKLKEDLNVGKGKKSGLLWSDNLGSDKSKKFLLSKEEKKKLIENRKNKLKQIAAEKKKVTKTEPLKLSVSKPIVKVSLKSRSDFLIDEIRSKKKLNKLSVKKSVENKKCKDNTVNINTRKDINVLPSISHLKIKKQIPSYKETLNNVTKHLQQSLSVTDGNDAQLNEGNKSNTNLNKFENMENDETFSTTKNKSIEATTILNLKTEVKTQKNVKMQKENRSPNRQIINQIGKKKKSVSFNNCPEIHEYEIEPQNILKKLIGKDAPIPVDKLSFKRFTETNYPKIEQFLLRIFFWNPVWLEEQQYLKQMPPILKENELHPMLTYYKSYNDYYKIAEPLLLLEIWYGITKEFEMLEKNVKRPTMMCSIMENSFKKIYVASTNIYLSSLAVQVLVTKENLFKQIHPNYGDLVFFEYIKNEKGKYIFQKVFAYVTSMNETIITSSTKYNKDLENHVKGPYALLTYTIITRNVEENFIIKNRIQRIRTVTYLRSNIRMIQAIQYLPQSSLINLILYPKVEAFQLPKIEVHNHQLITKDKLNQIQLEAVSRVTGAVIQKEPKICLIQGPPGTGKSKVIVNIITEILYGNNRYQNSKAALRILVCAPSNAAIDEIVLRLLAVRATIKQNRFKMVRIGKTETMHLTVKDISLTELGKRDVKRMTANYSSKNIPIDSFEEEKKLLEARINSLKCEIANSQKIDDVYKKYLKLKLIDMNAKYELLENHKSINEMNTKELAKFQRVAERRILECADIITCTLSSCYTNQMESIFGGNKEKISVCIVDEATQSCEAENLIPLLLGVNTLVLVGDPNQLPATIISQQAKKFGLDQSLFSRIQNAFQNLKNNPIIMLTTQYRMAYAISYFPNKYFYGEYQLYPKIYKKDLQWK, encoded by the exons ATGAGTTCTAATACATACtatgattttttattggaaAGAATTCATTTTCCAGGCACTTTTATCTTAGATGAACCAGGAAAAACA TATACTTGTGgcagaggaaaagaaaatcaaataatttgtCTTAGTCTTACAGTATCCCGTCAACATTGTAGTTTTTTTCGTAATGATCatgaaatatatgttatagatTTAGGAAGTTCTAATGGCATAtttgtaaatgaaattaaacaaGAAGCAAGGCATATGGTTAAATTGAATGACAATGATATTATTGGAATTGGTTGTCCAAATTCtgatatgataaataaagatatgtttatttataaagtaaCTTTTATTGCtagaaataaaacattaacaGACGAAAAATATACTGCAATATCTAAGACGCCTTTATGCAAAGATACATTAacagaaaatattgataaaagcTGTCATTCTTTGTTGTCTGGAGATGACGTAAACAAGTCATTTGATTTAGTTTcatcaaatgaaatatctgaactatcaaaaaatataagtgAATCTTGTCAAATAaaaacgttaaataaaaaaatagataatggaactaaaaaaattaattcaaatcaagagataaaattaataaatacttgTTCAGAAAGTAATACAATACAACAGAATATCACACATTTGGATACTAATCATGATAGTAAAtatcagaaaaagaataatgctAGTATACATAAAAACTTATCAAAAGTAAATAGTAAAGAGAACcctttaaataaaacatttcaaactataacagaaaaagaagtgatCTGTATTGATTTGtctaataatattcatacaaaaatagttcaacaaaataataatgataagacTAGAGATACAAGAAGATCTGAAagtgtagataaaaaaatatgccATAGAAATAATGcagtatttataaatgatattgatGATGCAAGTGTATATGCAGATAttggtaataatattaaaatacaacaGAATTATTCTGAAAATATGAAACCACAAAATGAACTAGATGATGATCTAAAGAAGGATAATAAACCATGGATAAAAGAAAGTGGACTAAAGAGATCAAAAGATGgtcttataaatattgtacataatggtaattatttgattaaaatgaaagatgaaataataattgaggATGATggaaaaacaatagaaaatagtATACAAAATACTAATAACTATACTGAATCAACAATTAAATTGAAACAAGTCAATCAAGAACCAAAATTAAGATTTTCAGAAATTGATATAGTTAATTTTAgtgatgatgaagaaaatgTATTCCCTTGTTCTCAATTATTTGATTCTAATATGGACGTAAATtctgaaataaagaaagaaattaaacaagaatataatgataatcacGATGAAGATATTAACAGACTTGATGAcacagaaataattatttcattatctgACAGTGAGGATGAAGATAATATATGGTTACATAGATTATCTCGAAGTCAATTGTCTAATGATACAATttcaaataatgataaaatgaaacataCAATACAAactataaaagataaatctaCAGATATAGATGTAATTGATGAAGatgtcaaaaatattattaaagaatccaatgaaaatataaatgatgcTTTGAATCTTAATGATGTTTTGGATGATAGTATTGAAACTAGCAGAAACCATGAAacaaaagaacataaaaaagatacagaaaaaaataccAAAAAAGAATGTACAAATACCGAACACTTTAAAAACAGTAATAAATTACATACTGTAAAAAAACATAGTTCTGATGTTTCTCTTGATgcaagaaaaacagaaatagatgacaatatgtttaataaagaacaggaaaataatgataaaactaATCATTCTcttgataaaaaacaaagcatgattaataataacacaAATGACAGTGTAGTTAAACATACTCTACAttccaagaaaataaaatcaattacaaGAAAGAGGCCACAAATAATAGATGCACCTCATAtgcctgtaaaaaaaaaaagaggaagaaacacTTATGATATGGATAGCTGCACAACAGAAGACAAGTTAAAGGAAGATTTAAAtgtaggaaaaggaaagaaaagtggaTTACTTTGGTCAGATAATCTTGGATCTGATAAAtccaaaaaatttcttctttcgaaagaagagaaaaaaaaacttatagaaaataggaaaaataagTTAAAACAGATTGctgcagaaaagaaaaaagtgactAAGACTGAACCATTAAAACTATCTGTTTCAAAACCAATAGTAAAAGTATCATTAAAATCTCGATCAGATTTCCTAATTGATGAGATACGATCAAAGAAGAAACTGAACAAACTATCAGTAAAAAAATCtgtagaaaacaaaaaatgtaaagataatactgttaatattaatacaagaaaagatattaacgTACTACCTTCAATatctcatttaaaaattaaaaaacaaatacctagttataaagaaacattaaataatGTTACAAAACATTTGCAACAATCTTTAAGTGTTACTGATGGTAATGATGCTCAATTAAATGAAGGCAATAAATCAAAtacgaatttaaataaatttgaaaatatggAAAATGATGAGACATTTTctacaacaaaaaataaaagcatagAGGCTACTACTATCCTTAACTTGAAAACTGAAGTAAAAACtcaaaaaaatgttaaaatgcaaaaagaaaatcgttctcCCAACagacaaataattaatcaaataggaaaaaagaaaaaaagtgtctCTTTCAATAATTGTCCTGAAATTCATGAATATGAAATAGAACCtcaaaacattttaaaaaaacTTATAGGTAAAGATGCTCCAATACCTGTTGATAAACTATCCTTTAAAAGATTTACTGAAACAAATTATCCAAAGATAGAGCAATTTCTGTTACGTATTTTCTTCTGGAATCCTGTTTGGCTTGAA GAACAGCAATATTTGAAGCAAATGCCACCTattcttaaagaaaatgaattacaTCCTATGCTAACTTATTATAAATCTTACAATGACTATTATAAAATTGCTGAACCTCTATTATTGCTAGAGATCTGGTATGGCATTACTAAAGAATTcgaaatgttagaaaaaaatgtgaa GCGACCCACCATGATGTGTTCTATAAtggaaaattcttttaaaaagatcTATGTAGCatctacaaatatatacttatcatCTTTGGCAGTACAAGTATTAGTTACCAAAGAAAacttatttaaacaaattcatCCTAATTATGGAGATCTagtattttttgaatatattaaaaatgaaaaaggaaaatacatttttcagaAAGTATTTGCTTATGTTACATCTATGAATGAAACTATCATAACATCATCTACAAAATACAACAAAGATTTAG aaaatCATGTGAAAGGGCCATATGCATTATTGACATATACTATTATCACAAGAAATGTTGaagagaattttataataaaaaaccgCATTCAAAGAATAAGGACTGTGACATATCTACGCTCAAACATAAGGATGATTCAAGCAATACAATATCTTCCACAATCTTcacttataaatttaattttgtatccTAAAGTTGAAGCATTTCAATTACCTAAAATAGAAGTACACAATCACCAACTTATAACAAAG GATAAGTTAAATCAAATACAATTAGAAGCTGTTAGTAGAGTAACAGGTGCTGTAATACAAAAGGAACCTAAAATCTGTTTGATTCAAGGACCTCCAG gaACAGGAAAATCAAAagttattgtaaatattataacagaGATACTGTATGGTAATAATAGGTATCAAAACAGTAAAGCTGCTCTACGAATTCTTGTATGTGCTCCATCCAATGCAGCTATTGATGAAATTGTATTAAGACTTCTTGCCGTCAGAGCTACAATTAAAc aaaatcgttttaaaatgGTTCGTATTGGTAAAACTGAAACTATGCATTTAActgtaaaagatatttctttaactGAATTGGGGAAACGAGATGTTAAACGAATGACTGCGAATTATTcatcaaaaaatattccaattgATAGTTTCGAAGAAGag AAAAAATTGTTGGAAGCTcgtataaattcattaaaatgtgAAATTGCAAATTCACAAAAGATAGATGatgtttacaaaaaatatctcaaaCTGAAATTAATAGATATGAATGCAAAGTATGAGTTGTTGGAAAATCATAAATCA ataaatgaaatgaataccAAGGAACTAGCAAAATTCCAACGTGTTGCAGAACGTAGAATCCTTGAATGTGCAGATATAATAACATGTACACTTTCTTCATGCTATACTAATCAAATGGAATCCATTTTTGG tggaaataaagaaaaaatatcagttTGCATAGTGGACGAAGCTACTCAAAGCTGTGAAGCAGAAAATTTAATTCCCTTATTATTAGGTGTAAATACATTAGTTCTAGTGGGAGATCCTAATCAGTTACCAGCGACTATAATTAgtcaa CAAGCAAAGAAATTTGGATTGGatcaatcattattttctcgcATACAAAATGCATTtcaaaatctgaaaaataatcCAATAATTATGTTAACAACACAATATCGTATGGCATATgcaatttcttattttccgaATAAGTATTTCTATGgag aaTATCAGCTTTATccgaaaatatacaaaaaagatttacAGTGGAAATAA
- the LOC122632686 gene encoding helicase sen1 isoform X1 — translation MSSNTYYDFLLERIHFPGTFILDEPGKTYTCGRGKENQIICLSLTVSRQHCSFFRNDHEIYVIDLGSSNGIFVNEIKQEARHMVKLNDNDIIGIGCPNSDMINKDMFIYKVTFIARNKTLTDEKYTAISKTPLCKDTLTENIDKSCHSLLSGDDVNKSFDLVSSNEISELSKNISESCQIKTLNKKIDNGTKKINSNQEIKLINTCSESNTIQQNITHLDTNHDSKYQKKNNASIHKNLSKVNSKENPLNKTFQTITEKEVICIDLSNNIHTKIVQQNNNDKTRDTRRSESVDKKICHRNNAVFINDIDDASVYADIGNNIKIQQNYSENMKPQNELDDDLKKDNKPWIKESGLKRSKDGLINIVHNGNYLIKMKDEIIIEDDGKTIENSIQNTNNYTESTIKLKQVNQEPKLRFSEIDIVNFSDDEENVFPCSQLFDSNMDVNSEIKKEIKQEYNDNHDEDINRLDDTEIIISLSDSEDEDNIWLHRLSRSQLSNDTISNNDKMKHTIQTIKDKSTDIDVIDEDVKNIIKESNENINDALNLNDVLDDSIETSRNHETKEHKKDTEKNTKKECTNTEHFKNSNKLHTVKKHSSDVSLDARKTEIDDNMFNKEQENNDKTNHSLDKKQSMINNNTNDSVVKHTLHSKKIKSITRKRPQIIDAPHMPVKKKRGRNTYDMDSCTTEDKLKEDLNVGKGKKSGLLWSDNLGSDKSKKFLLSKEEKKKLIENRKNKLKQIAAEKKKVTKTEPLKLSVSKPIVKVSLKSRSDFLIDEIRSKKKLNKLSVKKSVENKKCKDNTVNINTRKDINVLPSISHLKIKKQIPSYKETLNNVTKHLQQSLSVTDGNDAQLNEGNKSNTNLNKFENMENDETFSTTKNKSIEATTILNLKTEVKTQKNVKMQKENRSPNRQIINQIGKKKKSVSFNNCPEIHEYEIEPQNILKKLIGKDAPIPVDKLSFKRFTETNYPKIEQFLLRIFFWNPVWLEEQQYLKQMPPILKENELHPMLTYYKSYNDYYKIAEPLLLLEIWYGITKEFEMLEKNVKRPTMMCSIMENSFKKIYVASTNIYLSSLAVQVLVTKENLFKQIHPNYGDLVFFEYIKNEKGKYIFQKVFAYVTSMNETIITSSTKYNKDLENHVKGPYALLTYTIITRNVEENFIIKNRIQRIRTVTYLRSNIRMIQAIQYLPQSSLINLILYPKVEAFQLPKIEVHNHQLITKDKLNQIQLEAVSRVTGAVIQKEPKICLIQGPPGTGKSKVIVNIITEILYGNNRYQNSKAALRILVCAPSNAAIDEIVLRLLAVRATIKQNRFKMVRIGKTETMHLTVKDISLTELGKRDVKRMTANYSSKNIPIDSFEEEKKLLEARINSLKCEIANSQKIDDVYKKYLKLKLIDMNAKYELLENHKSINEMNTKELAKFQRVAERRILECADIITCTLSSCYTNQMESIFGGNKEKISVCIVDEATQSCEAENLIPLLLGVNTLVLVGDPNQLPATIISQQAKKFGLDQSLFSRIQNAFQNLKNNPIIMLTTQYRMAYAISYFPNKYFYGGKLKNEVENILTFPFHNYRVFNINSNQNTDKFSNTNEAEFISNIILCMMNNINLKKWEFNISIGVLTPYNNQKYLITEKINEKISALSENIQKRFTVEINTVDSFQGQERDVILMSCVRSHGIGFLSDPQRLCVALTRAKHSLMLCGNFNTLMRDQMWNALISDSKLRKIYFNINSNASLNEIKQHIIK, via the exons ATGAGTTCTAATACATACtatgattttttattggaaAGAATTCATTTTCCAGGCACTTTTATCTTAGATGAACCAGGAAAAACA TATACTTGTGgcagaggaaaagaaaatcaaataatttgtCTTAGTCTTACAGTATCCCGTCAACATTGTAGTTTTTTTCGTAATGATCatgaaatatatgttatagatTTAGGAAGTTCTAATGGCATAtttgtaaatgaaattaaacaaGAAGCAAGGCATATGGTTAAATTGAATGACAATGATATTATTGGAATTGGTTGTCCAAATTCtgatatgataaataaagatatgtttatttataaagtaaCTTTTATTGCtagaaataaaacattaacaGACGAAAAATATACTGCAATATCTAAGACGCCTTTATGCAAAGATACATTAacagaaaatattgataaaagcTGTCATTCTTTGTTGTCTGGAGATGACGTAAACAAGTCATTTGATTTAGTTTcatcaaatgaaatatctgaactatcaaaaaatataagtgAATCTTGTCAAATAaaaacgttaaataaaaaaatagataatggaactaaaaaaattaattcaaatcaagagataaaattaataaatacttgTTCAGAAAGTAATACAATACAACAGAATATCACACATTTGGATACTAATCATGATAGTAAAtatcagaaaaagaataatgctAGTATACATAAAAACTTATCAAAAGTAAATAGTAAAGAGAACcctttaaataaaacatttcaaactataacagaaaaagaagtgatCTGTATTGATTTGtctaataatattcatacaaaaatagttcaacaaaataataatgataagacTAGAGATACAAGAAGATCTGAAagtgtagataaaaaaatatgccATAGAAATAATGcagtatttataaatgatattgatGATGCAAGTGTATATGCAGATAttggtaataatattaaaatacaacaGAATTATTCTGAAAATATGAAACCACAAAATGAACTAGATGATGATCTAAAGAAGGATAATAAACCATGGATAAAAGAAAGTGGACTAAAGAGATCAAAAGATGgtcttataaatattgtacataatggtaattatttgattaaaatgaaagatgaaataataattgaggATGATggaaaaacaatagaaaatagtATACAAAATACTAATAACTATACTGAATCAACAATTAAATTGAAACAAGTCAATCAAGAACCAAAATTAAGATTTTCAGAAATTGATATAGTTAATTTTAgtgatgatgaagaaaatgTATTCCCTTGTTCTCAATTATTTGATTCTAATATGGACGTAAATtctgaaataaagaaagaaattaaacaagaatataatgataatcacGATGAAGATATTAACAGACTTGATGAcacagaaataattatttcattatctgACAGTGAGGATGAAGATAATATATGGTTACATAGATTATCTCGAAGTCAATTGTCTAATGATACAATttcaaataatgataaaatgaaacataCAATACAAactataaaagataaatctaCAGATATAGATGTAATTGATGAAGatgtcaaaaatattattaaagaatccaatgaaaatataaatgatgcTTTGAATCTTAATGATGTTTTGGATGATAGTATTGAAACTAGCAGAAACCATGAAacaaaagaacataaaaaagatacagaaaaaaataccAAAAAAGAATGTACAAATACCGAACACTTTAAAAACAGTAATAAATTACATACTGTAAAAAAACATAGTTCTGATGTTTCTCTTGATgcaagaaaaacagaaatagatgacaatatgtttaataaagaacaggaaaataatgataaaactaATCATTCTcttgataaaaaacaaagcatgattaataataacacaAATGACAGTGTAGTTAAACATACTCTACAttccaagaaaataaaatcaattacaaGAAAGAGGCCACAAATAATAGATGCACCTCATAtgcctgtaaaaaaaaaaagaggaagaaacacTTATGATATGGATAGCTGCACAACAGAAGACAAGTTAAAGGAAGATTTAAAtgtaggaaaaggaaagaaaagtggaTTACTTTGGTCAGATAATCTTGGATCTGATAAAtccaaaaaatttcttctttcgaaagaagagaaaaaaaaacttatagaaaataggaaaaataagTTAAAACAGATTGctgcagaaaagaaaaaagtgactAAGACTGAACCATTAAAACTATCTGTTTCAAAACCAATAGTAAAAGTATCATTAAAATCTCGATCAGATTTCCTAATTGATGAGATACGATCAAAGAAGAAACTGAACAAACTATCAGTAAAAAAATCtgtagaaaacaaaaaatgtaaagataatactgttaatattaatacaagaaaagatattaacgTACTACCTTCAATatctcatttaaaaattaaaaaacaaatacctagttataaagaaacattaaataatGTTACAAAACATTTGCAACAATCTTTAAGTGTTACTGATGGTAATGATGCTCAATTAAATGAAGGCAATAAATCAAAtacgaatttaaataaatttgaaaatatggAAAATGATGAGACATTTTctacaacaaaaaataaaagcatagAGGCTACTACTATCCTTAACTTGAAAACTGAAGTAAAAACtcaaaaaaatgttaaaatgcaaaaagaaaatcgttctcCCAACagacaaataattaatcaaataggaaaaaagaaaaaaagtgtctCTTTCAATAATTGTCCTGAAATTCATGAATATGAAATAGAACCtcaaaacattttaaaaaaacTTATAGGTAAAGATGCTCCAATACCTGTTGATAAACTATCCTTTAAAAGATTTACTGAAACAAATTATCCAAAGATAGAGCAATTTCTGTTACGTATTTTCTTCTGGAATCCTGTTTGGCTTGAA GAACAGCAATATTTGAAGCAAATGCCACCTattcttaaagaaaatgaattacaTCCTATGCTAACTTATTATAAATCTTACAATGACTATTATAAAATTGCTGAACCTCTATTATTGCTAGAGATCTGGTATGGCATTACTAAAGAATTcgaaatgttagaaaaaaatgtgaa GCGACCCACCATGATGTGTTCTATAAtggaaaattcttttaaaaagatcTATGTAGCatctacaaatatatacttatcatCTTTGGCAGTACAAGTATTAGTTACCAAAGAAAacttatttaaacaaattcatCCTAATTATGGAGATCTagtattttttgaatatattaaaaatgaaaaaggaaaatacatttttcagaAAGTATTTGCTTATGTTACATCTATGAATGAAACTATCATAACATCATCTACAAAATACAACAAAGATTTAG aaaatCATGTGAAAGGGCCATATGCATTATTGACATATACTATTATCACAAGAAATGTTGaagagaattttataataaaaaaccgCATTCAAAGAATAAGGACTGTGACATATCTACGCTCAAACATAAGGATGATTCAAGCAATACAATATCTTCCACAATCTTcacttataaatttaattttgtatccTAAAGTTGAAGCATTTCAATTACCTAAAATAGAAGTACACAATCACCAACTTATAACAAAG GATAAGTTAAATCAAATACAATTAGAAGCTGTTAGTAGAGTAACAGGTGCTGTAATACAAAAGGAACCTAAAATCTGTTTGATTCAAGGACCTCCAG gaACAGGAAAATCAAAagttattgtaaatattataacagaGATACTGTATGGTAATAATAGGTATCAAAACAGTAAAGCTGCTCTACGAATTCTTGTATGTGCTCCATCCAATGCAGCTATTGATGAAATTGTATTAAGACTTCTTGCCGTCAGAGCTACAATTAAAc aaaatcgttttaaaatgGTTCGTATTGGTAAAACTGAAACTATGCATTTAActgtaaaagatatttctttaactGAATTGGGGAAACGAGATGTTAAACGAATGACTGCGAATTATTcatcaaaaaatattccaattgATAGTTTCGAAGAAGag AAAAAATTGTTGGAAGCTcgtataaattcattaaaatgtgAAATTGCAAATTCACAAAAGATAGATGatgtttacaaaaaatatctcaaaCTGAAATTAATAGATATGAATGCAAAGTATGAGTTGTTGGAAAATCATAAATCA ataaatgaaatgaataccAAGGAACTAGCAAAATTCCAACGTGTTGCAGAACGTAGAATCCTTGAATGTGCAGATATAATAACATGTACACTTTCTTCATGCTATACTAATCAAATGGAATCCATTTTTGG tggaaataaagaaaaaatatcagttTGCATAGTGGACGAAGCTACTCAAAGCTGTGAAGCAGAAAATTTAATTCCCTTATTATTAGGTGTAAATACATTAGTTCTAGTGGGAGATCCTAATCAGTTACCAGCGACTATAATTAgtcaa CAAGCAAAGAAATTTGGATTGGatcaatcattattttctcgcATACAAAATGCATTtcaaaatctgaaaaataatcCAATAATTATGTTAACAACACAATATCGTATGGCATATgcaatttcttattttccgaATAAGTATTTCTATGgaggtaaattaaaaaatgaagttgaaaatatattgacATTTCCATTCCACAATTATcgagtttttaatattaattcaaatcAAAATActgataaattttctaacacAAATGAAGCtgaatttatatcaaatataattctatGCATGATGAATAATATCAACTTGAAAAAATGGGAattcaatatttcaattgGAGTATTAACGCCGTacaataatcaaaaatatttaataacagaAAAGATCAATGAAAA aaTATCAGCTTTATccgaaaatatacaaaaaagatttacAGTGGAAATAAATACAGTTGATAGCTTTCAAGGACAAGAACGTGACGTTATATTGATGTCATGTGTAAGAAGTCATGGTATTGGATTTTTATCAGATCCCCAAAGATTATGTGTAGCATTAACTCGAGCTAAACATAGTTTAATGTTATGTGgtaattttaatacattaatg cGAGATCAAATGTGGAATGCATTGATATCAGATTCTAAATtacgaaagatttattttaatattaattcaaatgCAAGTCTAAATGAGATAAAACAACAcatcattaaataa